A single window of Cyanobacteriota bacterium DNA harbors:
- a CDS encoding apolipoprotein A1/A4/E family protein — translation MDDWLRDTFRLIGAIGTEVERVLADISQDVEQVAESFLQASEYWVDHLEKTMSADIDRLLMTIDQSLVDLAEPIATLLNELEEAANNTTEPIVQIMEPMMQNHPACVGCRHYHGQVYGGNLLVCAMHPYGWDASAHCPDWESFWTN, via the coding sequence ATGGATGATTGGTTACGGGATACGTTTAGGCTAATTGGGGCGATCGGCACTGAAGTGGAGAGAGTTCTGGCTGACATTTCCCAGGATGTGGAACAAGTAGCCGAGTCATTTTTGCAAGCGTCAGAATACTGGGTAGATCACTTGGAAAAAACCATGTCTGCTGACATTGATCGCCTGTTGATGACCATAGACCAGTCACTTGTTGACCTTGCTGAACCAATCGCCACGCTGTTGAATGAGCTGGAAGAAGCTGCAAACAATACAACTGAGCCGATCGTCCAAATCATGGAGCCAATGATGCAAAATCATCCGGCTTGTGTTGGTTGCCGTCACTATCATGGTCAGGTTTACGGAGGCAACCTGCTGGTTTGTGCCATGCACCCCTATGGCTGGGATGCTTCT
- a CDS encoding B12-binding domain-containing radical SAM protein, with amino-acid sequence MTASAFAAERLLFTPAIPTAEAIPVIYAFPNEYSVGITSLGYQVVWATLASRSHLHVSRLFTDVQEPLPAKPELLGFSVSWELDYVNILGMLETLDIPLRSAARTHEHPLVFGGGPVLTANPEPFAEFFDVVLLGDGELLLDAFVTAYQEVRGADRDAQLRHLAMVPGIYVPRLYQVTYISADGGIQSITPIDSSIPAQVEKQTYRGNILAASTVVTEKAAWENIFMVEVVRSCPELCRFCLASYLTLPFRAASVEASLIPAIERGMQVTDRLGLLGASVTQHPEFDALLDYLNQPRFDSVRLSIASVRTSTVTEKLARSLVHHDTKSITIAVETGSDRLRRVINKKLENEQILQAAVNAKAGGLSGIKFYGMVGIPSETADDLDDTVSLLRTLKKAAPGLHFTWGCSTFVPKAHTPFQWFGVNPQAEKRLQLLQKQLRPHGIDVRPESYNWSVIQALLSRGDRRLAPLLELTRHYGDSLGSYRRAFKDLRGQLPDLHYYVHQDWAIDSVLPWSHLQTTLSESTLLKHREEAMGYG; translated from the coding sequence ATGACGGCTAGTGCATTTGCAGCAGAACGGCTTTTGTTTACTCCTGCTATCCCAACAGCAGAAGCGATCCCAGTCATTTATGCCTTTCCTAACGAATATAGCGTAGGGATCACGAGTCTCGGCTATCAAGTCGTGTGGGCAACCCTGGCCAGTCGATCGCACCTGCACGTCAGTCGTCTGTTTACCGATGTGCAGGAGCCACTGCCCGCTAAGCCAGAACTATTAGGGTTTTCAGTCTCTTGGGAGCTAGACTACGTTAATATTCTGGGCATGTTGGAGACTCTAGATATTCCCTTACGCTCTGCTGCCCGTACCCATGAGCATCCCCTAGTGTTTGGTGGAGGCCCAGTGTTGACAGCTAACCCAGAACCCTTTGCTGAGTTTTTTGACGTGGTACTGTTGGGGGACGGTGAACTGCTGCTCGATGCGTTTGTAACCGCTTATCAGGAGGTACGTGGGGCCGATCGCGACGCTCAACTGCGTCACCTAGCTATGGTTCCTGGCATTTATGTTCCTAGGCTATACCAGGTGACCTATATCAGTGCTGATGGTGGAATTCAATCCATTACACCGATCGACAGCAGCATTCCAGCACAGGTAGAAAAGCAAACCTATCGAGGCAATATCCTGGCAGCCTCTACTGTCGTCACCGAGAAGGCAGCTTGGGAGAACATCTTTATGGTAGAGGTTGTGCGTAGTTGCCCTGAACTATGTCGATTTTGTCTAGCCAGTTACCTAACCTTGCCTTTCCGCGCTGCCAGTGTGGAAGCATCCTTAATTCCAGCCATTGAACGGGGGATGCAAGTAACTGATCGCCTGGGCCTATTAGGTGCTTCTGTAACACAACATCCAGAATTTGATGCCCTGCTGGATTATCTGAATCAGCCTCGATTTGATTCCGTGCGCTTGAGCATTGCTTCGGTTCGCACCAGTACAGTGACTGAAAAATTAGCCCGATCGCTAGTCCATCATGATACCAAGTCCATCACGATCGCTGTGGAAACTGGATCCGATCGCCTACGCCGGGTGATTAACAAAAAGCTAGAGAATGAGCAGATTTTACAAGCCGCCGTTAATGCTAAGGCAGGTGGCCTCAGCGGCATTAAGTTCTATGGCATGGTGGGCATCCCCAGCGAAACTGCTGACGACCTGGATGATACCGTTAGCCTGTTACGCACTCTGAAAAAAGCAGCTCCGGGCTTGCACTTCACCTGGGGATGTAGCACCTTCGTCCCCAAAGCTCACACCCCTTTCCAATGGTTTGGTGTGAATCCCCAAGCAGAGAAACGTCTGCAACTCTTGCAAAAGCAGTTGCGTCCCCACGGCATTGACGTGCGACCTGAAAGCTATAATTGGTCAGTGATTCAAGCGCTGTTGTCTAGGGGCGATCGTCGCCTTGCCCCCTTACTAGAACTCACCCGTCACTACGGCGATTCCCTGGGTAGCTATCGCCGCGCGTTCAAAGACCTGCGGGGACAACTGCCCGATCTTCACTACTATGTCCACCAAGACTGGGCAATCGATAGCGTTTTGCCCTGGAGCCATCTGCAAACAACCCTGAGTGAGTCTACATTGCTCAAACATCGAGAGGAAGCCATGGGCTATGGGTAA
- a CDS encoding HNH endonuclease — protein MSKVLVLNASYEPLNITSWRRAVVLLLKGKAEQVEHNGKCVYTGFPLPTVIRLRHYVRVPYKEIPLTRRNILHRDNHSCQYCGYTGEDLTLDHVTPRSRGGDDSWENIVTACVRCNVKKGSRTPKEAGMPLRSQPRRPYSSLYFEVTKHVKSGVHQEWRKYVIGI, from the coding sequence ATGAGCAAGGTTCTAGTGCTTAATGCTTCCTACGAACCGCTAAACATTACAAGTTGGCGACGGGCAGTAGTTTTATTGCTAAAGGGAAAAGCTGAGCAAGTCGAACACAATGGCAAATGCGTATACACTGGGTTTCCGCTGCCAACGGTGATTCGCTTGCGTCACTATGTGCGTGTTCCCTACAAGGAAATTCCCCTAACCCGCCGCAATATTCTGCATCGCGACAATCATTCTTGTCAATACTGTGGATATACTGGGGAAGATTTGACACTCGACCACGTTACCCCTCGATCGCGGGGGGGCGATGATAGTTGGGAAAACATCGTCACAGCCTGTGTACGCTGCAATGTGAAGAAGGGTAGTCGCACACCCAAGGAGGCTGGTATGCCCCTGCGTAGTCAACCTCGCCGTCCCTACAGCAGCCTATACTTTGAAGTAACAAAGCATGTGAAGAGTGGAGTTCATCAAGAATGGCGGAAGTACGTGATTGGTATTTAA
- a CDS encoding EAL domain-containing protein — MIAAKRSQAGMLTIAPAALVASLLVTGVTVAVRAWGGLQPWELAVYDMLSRLYSPKSFDPRLLVVAITEADIQGENRWPLSDQTLARVIARLQHYQPRVIGLDLHRNVPQPPGTDALQQQLQAKNLFTIEKLGDPRQDGIPAPPGFPKARVGFNDFLRDPDNVVRRNLLYAYQGDQQFYSLSLRLALAYLAQHGHTLSVTPNTLAIGQVNFRLLEKQSGGYHNLEAIGYQIMITPPKTIIREVTVTQVLTGDVNPAWIRDKIVLIGSTAPSLKDLFQTSYSNRSDQDEDKIPGVALHAQLVRQLLGIVLDRDPLVWYWPEWGELLWIWVAAFTGGAIAWRFRHPILIGSLGAGTIAGIIGTAVVGFSMAGWIPVVSPMLALVLTTGSVIAYRSFYETFYDSLSGLPNRTLLLNLLRKKFAAKHHAPIAILFLGLDRFEVIHNSLGHQASDQLIVEVTRRLGNLNRAHILARIGNDEFVMVLEALTDVDEPIRTAEHLHQSMAAPFVVNDQPVFTGISIGIALSQPGSDNHPEDLLRDAHTAMNRARQLGSDRHEVFAAGMRVQIVRQLQLETDLRHAIEHRQFQLYYQPIIALDTHRLAGFEALIRWHHPQHGFVSPSEFIPVSEETGLIIPLGQWTLREAGQQLKTWQQQFPLLPLTISVNLSSQQLNQPNLVGQVEDILHQVGINGQGLKLEITESAAMNDAEATIELLQRLKDLNLHLCIDDFGTGYSSLSYLHKFPVDTLKIDRSFISQMGEDGKDDTAIVQTILVLGHSLGMDVVAEGVETPAQQQILQRLGCDYGQGYLFSKPLDSTAATQLLAEHAHQQANWPDRSKSSNKTNSH, encoded by the coding sequence ATGATAGCAGCTAAGCGCAGTCAAGCAGGTATGTTGACCATTGCTCCAGCAGCATTGGTGGCTAGTCTTTTAGTAACGGGGGTTACTGTTGCCGTGCGAGCATGGGGTGGCTTGCAACCATGGGAACTAGCTGTCTACGATATGTTATCTCGACTCTATTCCCCCAAGAGCTTTGACCCTCGGCTACTGGTTGTAGCTATTACAGAGGCAGATATCCAGGGAGAAAACCGCTGGCCCCTTTCTGACCAAACCTTGGCAAGGGTGATTGCTCGACTACAACACTATCAGCCACGAGTTATTGGCTTAGATCTGCATCGGAATGTTCCCCAACCACCGGGTACCGATGCTCTGCAACAGCAGCTTCAAGCAAAGAATTTGTTCACGATCGAAAAATTAGGCGATCCCAGACAGGATGGTATTCCTGCTCCGCCAGGTTTCCCCAAAGCAAGAGTTGGTTTTAATGACTTCTTACGAGATCCTGACAATGTTGTGCGGCGGAACTTGCTCTACGCTTACCAGGGTGACCAGCAGTTTTACTCTTTATCCCTACGCCTCGCCCTTGCCTACCTCGCTCAGCATGGTCATACGCTGAGTGTGACTCCCAATACGTTGGCGATCGGACAGGTCAACTTTAGGCTGTTAGAAAAGCAGTCAGGTGGCTATCACAACCTAGAGGCTATTGGCTATCAGATTATGATTACGCCTCCCAAAACAATTATCCGTGAAGTGACTGTTACTCAGGTTTTAACTGGAGACGTTAACCCAGCTTGGATAAGGGACAAAATCGTACTCATTGGGTCTACAGCACCTAGTTTGAAGGATCTATTTCAAACGTCCTACAGTAACCGCTCCGATCAGGATGAGGACAAAATTCCTGGTGTTGCTCTCCATGCTCAACTAGTTAGGCAACTCTTAGGGATAGTGCTGGATCGTGATCCCCTTGTTTGGTACTGGCCAGAATGGGGAGAGTTGCTCTGGATATGGGTAGCTGCTTTCACAGGGGGAGCCATTGCCTGGCGATTTCGCCATCCAATCTTGATCGGGTCGTTGGGGGCAGGGACGATCGCTGGCATTATCGGCACTGCTGTGGTTGGGTTCAGCATGGCTGGATGGATTCCAGTCGTTTCTCCCATGTTGGCTCTAGTGCTCACTACAGGCAGTGTCATTGCCTATCGATCGTTTTATGAAACATTTTACGACTCCTTGTCTGGACTTCCAAACCGCACATTGCTGCTAAATCTGCTGCGAAAGAAGTTTGCAGCCAAACACCACGCACCAATTGCCATTCTGTTTTTAGGTCTTGATCGGTTTGAAGTTATTCATAACAGCTTGGGACATCAAGCCAGTGATCAGCTAATTGTCGAAGTGACTCGTCGTCTGGGGAATTTGAATCGTGCCCACATCCTAGCTCGCATTGGCAACGATGAGTTTGTCATGGTGCTAGAAGCTCTAACCGATGTGGATGAACCCATCCGTACTGCGGAGCACCTGCACCAATCGATGGCAGCACCCTTTGTGGTCAATGACCAACCAGTGTTTACTGGCATCAGCATTGGCATCGCCCTTAGCCAGCCAGGTAGTGACAATCACCCTGAAGACTTGTTGCGAGATGCTCACACGGCTATGAATCGAGCACGGCAGTTGGGTAGCGATCGCCACGAAGTATTTGCGGCTGGCATGAGAGTTCAGATTGTGCGTCAGTTGCAACTAGAAACTGACTTGCGCCATGCGATCGAGCACCGACAGTTCCAACTGTACTATCAACCCATCATTGCCCTAGATACTCACCGTCTAGCAGGCTTTGAAGCTCTAATTCGGTGGCACCATCCCCAGCACGGCTTTGTTTCACCATCAGAATTTATTCCAGTATCTGAGGAAACTGGGTTAATCATTCCGCTAGGGCAATGGACTTTGCGAGAAGCCGGCCAACAGCTCAAAACTTGGCAGCAGCAATTTCCGCTGTTGCCATTGACCATCAGCGTCAACCTGTCTAGTCAGCAATTGAATCAACCCAACTTGGTGGGTCAAGTTGAAGACATTCTGCATCAAGTAGGGATTAATGGCCAAGGCTTAAAGCTGGAAATTACAGAGAGCGCAGCCATGAATGATGCTGAAGCTACAATCGAACTGCTCCAGCGTTTGAAAGACCTCAACCTGCACCTTTGCATTGACGACTTTGGTACAGGCTACTCATCCCTCAGCTACTTGCATAAATTCCCTGTGGATACCCTAAAGATTGATCGATCGTTCATCAGCCAAATGGGGGAGGATGGTAAAGATGACACAGCGATTGTTCAAACGATTCTGGTATTGGGCCACTCGCTAGGAATGGATGTAGTGGCCGAGGGTGTAGAAACCCCAGCTCAACAGCAAATTCTCCAACGATTGGGTTGTGATTACGGGCAGGGTTACCTATTCTCTAAACCATTGGACAGTACAGCGGCAACCCAACTACTAGCTGAACATGCACATCAGCAGGCTAATTGGCCCGATCGTTCAAAATCTAGCAACAAAACCAACAGTCATTAA